One window of Butyricicoccus intestinisimiae genomic DNA carries:
- the mfd gene encoding transcription-repair coupling factor, translating into MERITQLIADLTEYDSIAEGLKAGKSPVEVTGLAPIHKANLTAALAGQLHKQAVVICADDLACSRMARDLEAFSERPVEILPAREFVFHNIESSSREYEHKRISALRNLRLGKKTIVTTVPALLMATMPPEKMQEAMFSIDFNGEYEIEDLIQKLLLAGYRRCMQVEGEGQFSVRGGILDIFVPGEDYPVRIEFFDTEVDTMSYFDIGSQRRTRSLEKLLCVPNMEVLPTLAPDGMKGLVNKLTGIMLSRTNKHPELDKNLRRDIERLNNDGIFPAADKYLPLIYPQLTCAAAYIPEEALVCFDDFRAVREAARVFTLRMKEDVEALLERGQIFGKNAVYQRSLEEVMQQLASHSMLYLETFLSSVPECPPKLVTEIKAKQLSPYSGNTEAAASDIRAYQDMNYRVIVLCSGDMRRTTMKEILQEHGIDARVTDRLPRQGGVSILDGSLSAGIEYPSLKTAVLTEGQMLAARKKKKERRKKSNRDHVRSYTDLTPGDLVVHEHHGIGRFVGMERMRVEGTYQDFVKIAFAGTDFLYVPATSLDLISKYIGAGSDAAESGRVRLNKLGGAEWQKTRSKAKAAVKELAVNLIALYAERERKRGYAFQKDDSWQHEFESAFEHEETEDQLRCVQEIKQDMESERPMDRLLCGDVGFGKTEVALRAVMKCVLGGKQAAILVPTTVLARQHYLTCMARFSGWPVKIEMLSRFKTAKEQKIILEKVKTGQIDLLIGTHKLFNKSMKFKDLGLLIIDEEQRFGVSHKEKLKEMARQVDVLTLSATPIPRTLNMALSGIRDMSVLEEPPQDRHPVQTYVMEYDAGVIAEAMRREFYRGGQTYYLHNEVSSIDTCAAKLKKMLPDAEIAVAHGKMSQRELSRIMTRMSDGDIDVLVCTTIIETGIDIANANTLIIEDADHMGLSQLHQLRGRVGRSARHAFAYFTFQRGKTLSDISQKRLNAVREFAEFGSGFKIAMRDLEIRGAGNVLGAEQSGHLMNVGYDLYLKLLEEAVLEEKGEKPRSSTDCTVELLVNANLPEKYVEDSGQRVDLYRRIAAIHTEEERADLLDEMIDRFGEPPASAVALCDIALLRARAAVQDIMDIRQKDGRIYLTWAKDGTDLRRMAALCGMQKYKGRLLLNAGEEPYLSLRLNPKERPLEMAQELVMLYTQLGEKMQENK; encoded by the coding sequence ATGGAACGTATCACACAGCTGATTGCTGACTTAACGGAATATGACAGCATTGCGGAGGGACTGAAGGCGGGCAAATCACCGGTTGAGGTGACAGGTCTCGCACCGATTCACAAGGCAAATCTGACGGCAGCGCTGGCGGGACAGCTACACAAACAGGCGGTTGTCATCTGTGCGGATGATTTGGCGTGCAGCCGCATGGCGCGCGATCTGGAAGCATTTTCGGAGCGTCCGGTGGAAATTCTTCCGGCAAGGGAATTTGTTTTTCATAACATCGAATCGTCCTCCCGCGAATACGAGCATAAGCGTATTTCCGCGCTGCGCAATTTGCGGCTCGGCAAAAAGACCATTGTTACAACGGTTCCAGCGCTGCTCATGGCGACCATGCCGCCGGAAAAAATGCAGGAGGCCATGTTCTCGATTGATTTTAACGGAGAATATGAGATAGAAGATCTGATTCAAAAACTGCTTCTGGCGGGCTATCGGCGCTGTATGCAGGTAGAAGGTGAAGGACAGTTTTCGGTACGCGGCGGCATTCTGGATATTTTTGTGCCGGGAGAAGACTATCCGGTTCGCATAGAGTTTTTTGACACGGAAGTGGATACGATGTCCTATTTTGACATCGGCTCTCAGCGCCGCACGCGTTCACTGGAAAAGCTGCTGTGCGTGCCGAACATGGAAGTTCTGCCGACGCTGGCGCCGGACGGCATGAAGGGACTGGTCAATAAGCTGACCGGTATTATGCTTTCCCGAACCAATAAACATCCGGAGCTGGATAAAAATCTGCGCCGCGATATTGAGCGGCTCAATAACGATGGCATTTTTCCGGCAGCAGATAAATATTTGCCGCTGATTTATCCGCAGCTGACCTGTGCCGCTGCGTATATTCCGGAGGAAGCACTGGTCTGTTTTGATGACTTCCGTGCGGTGCGTGAGGCGGCCCGTGTATTCACGCTGCGCATGAAGGAAGATGTGGAAGCACTGCTGGAGCGCGGACAGATTTTTGGAAAAAATGCGGTATATCAGCGCAGTCTGGAAGAAGTCATGCAGCAGCTTGCATCGCACAGTATGCTGTATTTGGAGACGTTTTTGAGCTCTGTGCCGGAATGTCCGCCAAAATTGGTGACGGAAATCAAGGCAAAGCAGCTATCTCCGTATTCCGGAAACACGGAAGCAGCCGCGTCGGATATTCGTGCCTATCAGGATATGAATTATCGTGTCATTGTCCTATGTTCCGGCGATATGCGCCGCACGACCATGAAAGAAATTTTGCAGGAGCATGGCATTGACGCGCGGGTGACGGACAGACTGCCGCGGCAGGGCGGTGTCAGCATTTTAGACGGCAGTTTGTCTGCCGGCATCGAATATCCTTCGCTCAAAACGGCGGTTTTGACGGAAGGACAGATGCTTGCTGCGCGAAAAAAGAAAAAAGAACGCCGCAAAAAATCCAATCGAGATCATGTGCGCAGTTATACAGACCTGACGCCGGGCGATTTGGTCGTACATGAACACCACGGCATCGGCCGGTTTGTCGGCATGGAGCGCATGCGGGTAGAGGGCACGTATCAGGACTTTGTCAAGATTGCGTTCGCCGGTACGGATTTTCTGTATGTTCCGGCGACCAGTTTGGATTTGATTTCCAAATACATCGGTGCGGGTTCGGACGCGGCGGAAAGCGGCCGCGTGCGGCTCAACAAACTGGGCGGTGCTGAATGGCAGAAAACACGCAGCAAGGCAAAGGCTGCAGTCAAAGAGCTGGCAGTCAATCTGATTGCGCTGTATGCAGAGCGCGAGCGCAAACGCGGCTATGCCTTTCAAAAGGATGACAGCTGGCAGCATGAATTTGAATCGGCGTTCGAACATGAGGAAACCGAGGATCAGCTGCGCTGTGTACAGGAAATCAAGCAGGATATGGAATCCGAACGCCCCATGGATCGCTTGTTGTGCGGCGATGTCGGCTTTGGCAAAACCGAAGTCGCGCTGCGTGCGGTCATGAAGTGTGTGCTCGGCGGCAAGCAGGCGGCAATTCTTGTGCCGACGACGGTTTTGGCACGCCAGCATTATCTGACCTGCATGGCTCGTTTTTCCGGATGGCCGGTCAAGATTGAAATGCTCAGCCGCTTTAAAACAGCCAAAGAGCAGAAAATCATTCTGGAAAAAGTCAAAACCGGACAGATAGACCTGCTCATTGGCACGCATAAGCTGTTTAACAAGAGCATGAAATTTAAGGATTTGGGCTTGCTGATTATTGACGAAGAACAGCGGTTTGGCGTATCACACAAAGAAAAACTCAAAGAAATGGCGCGGCAGGTGGATGTGCTCACGCTGTCCGCAACGCCGATTCCGCGCACGCTGAACATGGCGCTGTCCGGCATTCGTGATATGTCTGTACTCGAGGAGCCGCCGCAGGATCGGCATCCGGTACAGACCTATGTGATGGAGTACGATGCCGGTGTCATTGCGGAAGCCATGCGGCGGGAATTTTACCGCGGCGGACAGACCTATTATCTGCACAATGAGGTCAGTTCCATTGACACGTGTGCGGCAAAACTCAAAAAAATGCTGCCGGATGCAGAAATTGCGGTGGCGCACGGCAAGATGAGCCAGCGGGAGCTGTCGCGCATCATGACGCGCATGAGTGACGGCGACATTGATGTGCTTGTGTGCACGACAATTATTGAGACAGGTATTGACATTGCGAATGCCAATACGCTGATTATCGAGGACGCCGATCATATGGGCTTGTCTCAGCTGCATCAGCTGCGCGGCCGTGTCGGTCGCTCGGCGCGGCATGCGTTTGCATATTTTACGTTCCAGCGCGGAAAAACACTGTCGGATATTTCGCAAAAGCGCTTGAATGCGGTGCGGGAATTTGCAGAATTTGGCTCCGGTTTCAAGATTGCCATGCGAGATTTGGAGATTCGCGGTGCGGGCAATGTGCTCGGCGCAGAGCAGTCGGGACATTTGATGAATGTCGGCTATGATTTGTATTTGAAGCTGCTCGAAGAAGCGGTTTTGGAGGAAAAGGGCGAAAAGCCGCGTTCCAGCACCGATTGCACGGTGGAGCTGCTGGTCAATGCCAATTTGCCGGAGAAATATGTCGAGGATTCCGGTCAGCGCGTGGACTTATATCGCCGCATTGCTGCGATTCATACAGAGGAAGAACGAGCAGACCTGCTGGATGAGATGATTGACCGCTTTGGCGAGCCGCCGGCATCGGCAGTTGCGCTGTGTGATATTGCGCTGCTGCGCGCCCGCGCTGCCGTGCAGGACATCATGGACATTCGTCAGAAGGACGGCAGAATCTATCTGACTTGGGCGAAAGACGGCACGGATCTGCGCCGCATGGCGGCACTGTGCGGCATGCAGAAGTACAAAGGCCGTTTGCTGCTCAACGCAGGCGAAGAACCATATCTGTCGCTGCGCCTGAATCCAAAGGAACGCCCGCTTGAGATGGCGCAGGAGCTTGTCATGCTGTATACGCAGCTCGGAGAAAAAATGCAAGAAAACAAATAA
- the nifU gene encoding Fe-S cluster assembly scaffold protein NifU: MDYSEKVMDHFANPRNVGVIEDANAVGEVGNAKCGDIMKMYMKINDEGVIEDIKFKTFGCGAAVATSSMATEMVKGKTIEEALKLTNKAVAEALDGLPPVKMHCSVLAEEAIQAALTDYYTRKGLNPDDYIPKK, from the coding sequence ATGGATTACAGCGAAAAGGTAATGGATCATTTTGCCAATCCGCGCAATGTCGGCGTGATTGAAGATGCCAATGCTGTCGGCGAAGTAGGCAATGCCAAGTGCGGCGACATCATGAAGATGTATATGAAGATCAACGACGAGGGCGTCATTGAGGATATCAAGTTCAAGACCTTCGGCTGCGGTGCAGCTGTTGCGACCAGCTCGATGGCAACCGAGATGGTGAAGGGCAAGACCATTGAAGAAGCACTTAAGCTGACCAACAAGGCAGTGGCAGAGGCGCTGGACGGTCTGCCGCCGGTAAAGATGCACTGCTCTGTTCTGGCTGAAGAAGCAATTCAGGCAGCTCTGACCGATTACTACACCCGCAAGGGTCTGAATCCGGATGACTATATCCCGAAAAAGTAA
- the nifS gene encoding cysteine desulfurase NifS, producing the protein MERVVYSDNAATTPISKNVYNAMLPYLTTGYGNPSSLYKLGRDEKKAMDEARGHLAKFFNCDPNEIYFTSGGSEADNLAIKGLFFSGKLPKNKRHIITSTIEHHAVLYTCEFMQKIGYDVTFVGVDEQGHVKLDELENAITEDTALVSIMAANNEIGTIQDLKAISDICHKHGVLFHTDAVQAVGHMRIDVKEMGIDMLSLSGHKLHAPKGTGALYCRKGIKLEPLIHGGGQERGLRSGTENVAGIVGLGEAIRYADENMEKNMAYVKGLRDRLIEGVLKIPYTHLTGDPVNRLPGTASFVIECIEGESLVLRLDLAGIACSTGSACSTGSLDPSHVLMAIGLPHEIAHGSLRVTLSEQNTEEDVDYLIEKITYVVKTLRDMSPVWDEMISGQPMLKMFDNK; encoded by the coding sequence ATGGAACGTGTTGTTTATTCGGATAACGCGGCTACCACACCAATTTCCAAGAACGTATATAACGCGATGCTGCCGTACCTGACGACCGGTTATGGCAACCCGTCCAGCCTGTACAAGCTGGGTCGTGATGAGAAAAAGGCGATGGATGAAGCACGCGGCCATCTGGCAAAGTTCTTCAACTGTGACCCGAACGAAATTTACTTTACTTCCGGCGGTTCTGAGGCGGACAATCTGGCAATCAAGGGCCTGTTCTTCTCCGGCAAGCTGCCGAAGAACAAGCGTCATATTATCACCAGCACCATTGAGCACCATGCTGTTCTGTATACCTGCGAATTCATGCAGAAAATCGGCTATGATGTCACGTTCGTCGGCGTAGACGAGCAGGGTCATGTCAAGCTGGATGAGCTGGAAAATGCCATCACAGAGGACACCGCGCTGGTATCCATCATGGCAGCAAACAACGAAATCGGCACCATTCAGGATTTGAAGGCGATTTCGGATATTTGCCACAAGCACGGCGTGCTGTTCCACACCGATGCAGTACAGGCAGTTGGCCACATGCGCATTGATGTGAAGGAAATGGGCATTGACATGCTGTCTCTGTCCGGTCATAAGCTGCATGCACCGAAGGGTACCGGCGCCCTGTATTGCCGCAAGGGCATCAAGCTGGAGCCGCTGATTCACGGCGGCGGACAGGAGCGCGGTCTGCGCAGCGGCACGGAAAATGTTGCCGGTATTGTCGGCTTGGGCGAAGCCATTCGTTATGCAGACGAAAATATGGAAAAGAACATGGCATATGTCAAGGGTCTGCGTGACCGTCTGATTGAAGGCGTGCTCAAGATTCCGTATACCCATCTGACCGGTGATCCGGTAAACCGTCTGCCGGGCACCGCAAGCTTTGTTATCGAGTGCATCGAGGGCGAGTCTCTGGTGCTGCGTCTGGATCTGGCAGGCATTGCTTGCTCGACCGGCTCCGCATGCTCGACCGGTTCTCTCGATCCGTCTCATGTTCTGATGGCAATTGGCCTGCCGCACGAAATCGCACACGGTTCTCTGCGCGTCACGCTGAGTGAGCAGAACACCGAGGAAGATGTAGATTACTTGATTGAAAAGATCACATATGTTGTCAAGACGCTGCGCGATATGTCTCCGGTATGGGATGAGATGATCAGCGGCCAGCCGATGCTGAAGATGTTTGACAACAAGTAA
- a CDS encoding PaaI family thioesterase — MNHSQYHEQRLRVAINRRTNAEQGSVNNRIPPEFVSCSEDGMKCTVRYRLKPEMRNPMGWLHGGVTSAMMDMGMGLLVYYNADFHLCPTATMTVNYIRPGRIGGNLIVESEITFRGRKLFHASARGWMEDTPDKLVCTATATYAVTPKADAAHAENKRLREQAAKEGRVPATSEKKFSS; from the coding sequence ATGAATCATTCTCAGTATCATGAACAGCGGCTTCGCGTCGCAATCAACCGCCGAACCAATGCAGAGCAAGGCTCTGTGAACAATCGCATCCCGCCGGAATTCGTCTCTTGCAGTGAGGATGGCATGAAATGTACCGTGCGCTACCGTCTCAAGCCGGAAATGCGCAATCCGATGGGCTGGCTGCACGGCGGCGTCACCAGTGCCATGATGGACATGGGCATGGGCTTGCTCGTATATTACAATGCAGATTTTCATTTGTGTCCGACCGCTACCATGACGGTCAACTATATCCGCCCCGGCCGCATCGGCGGAAATCTCATCGTCGAGTCGGAAATTACCTTCCGCGGACGCAAGCTGTTCCACGCCAGTGCACGCGGCTGGATGGAGGACACGCCGGACAAGCTGGTGTGCACGGCGACCGCAACGTATGCGGTCACACCAAAAGCAGATGCCGCCCACGCGGAAAACAAGCGCCTGCGCGAACAAGCCGCCAAAGAAGGGCGTGTCCCTGCAACATCCGAGAAAAAATTTTCGTCCTAA
- the rsmI gene encoding 16S rRNA (cytidine(1402)-2'-O)-methyltransferase → MAGTLYLVATPIGNLEDLTYRAVRTLGEVDFVAAEDTRVSGKLLHYLEISKPLVSYHEHNKKQRGPELVERILAGENCALVTDAGMPAISDPGEDLANLCHEAGISVIPVPGACAAVSALAQSGLPSGKWCFEGFLPTNSKQRKERLAVLKQETRTCIVYEAPHRLRATMQELAQQLGERRVSISREITKLHEECLRMTLPEAAAYYQETEPRGEFVLVIEGASDHPEQRAADQMEQAIALTEELTAAGLTLRDAVKQAAKQTGARKNQLYQTMLARQEE, encoded by the coding sequence ATGGCAGGAACGCTTTATTTGGTGGCAACACCGATTGGAAACCTGGAGGATCTCACGTATCGTGCGGTTCGGACGCTCGGCGAAGTGGACTTTGTTGCGGCAGAGGATACCCGTGTCAGCGGCAAACTGCTGCATTACTTGGAAATCAGTAAGCCGCTGGTCAGTTATCATGAACACAATAAAAAACAGCGCGGGCCGGAGCTGGTCGAGCGCATATTGGCGGGCGAGAACTGCGCACTGGTGACGGATGCCGGCATGCCGGCAATCAGCGATCCGGGCGAAGATTTGGCAAATTTGTGCCATGAGGCGGGCATTTCCGTGATTCCGGTGCCGGGAGCTTGTGCTGCTGTCAGTGCCTTGGCACAGAGTGGACTGCCGTCCGGAAAATGGTGCTTTGAGGGCTTTCTGCCGACAAACAGTAAGCAGAGAAAAGAACGGCTCGCTGTGCTCAAGCAAGAAACACGGACTTGCATTGTCTATGAGGCACCGCATCGGCTGCGTGCAACGATGCAGGAGCTGGCACAGCAGCTGGGAGAACGCCGCGTGAGTATTTCACGAGAGATTACCAAGCTGCACGAAGAATGCCTGCGCATGACCCTGCCGGAGGCGGCGGCATATTATCAGGAGACAGAACCGCGCGGCGAGTTTGTACTTGTCATTGAAGGTGCGTCCGATCATCCGGAACAGCGAGCGGCAGATCAGATGGAACAGGCCATTGCACTGACCGAAGAATTGACAGCTGCCGGTCTGACCCTGCGCGATGCCGTCAAACAGGCGGCGAAGCAGACCGGTGCGCGCAAAAATCAGCTGTATCAGACCATGCTGGCGCGACAAGAAGAATAA
- a CDS encoding tRNA1(Val) (adenine(37)-N6)-methyltransferase: MRRTDKLWGGFSLIQDDRFFKLGQDTMLLSDFACPPARGSIMDLGCGNGALSVLLCARHAHITVTGLEIQPEVAALAKENITHNGLEQRMRVICGDMKQSQSLFSTGSFDYVVCNPPYFAQNSGFSAKGVNKSTARQDSSGTAADAVRAAAYLVKFGGRAAFVYRPERICELITEMRARQLEPKRMRFVHQRATAVPSAVLIEARRGSAPGVQVLPPLLVCGENGKHTEEYRTIYHREEF; encoded by the coding sequence ATGCGCCGGACAGATAAATTATGGGGCGGATTTTCGTTGATACAGGATGACCGCTTTTTCAAACTAGGACAGGACACCATGCTTCTGTCCGATTTTGCTTGTCCGCCGGCGCGCGGAAGCATCATGGATTTGGGCTGCGGCAACGGCGCGCTCAGTGTATTGCTGTGCGCACGGCATGCCCATATTACTGTCACAGGATTGGAAATCCAGCCGGAAGTTGCCGCTCTGGCAAAGGAGAATATCACGCACAATGGCTTGGAGCAGCGCATGCGGGTGATTTGCGGCGATATGAAGCAGAGTCAATCACTGTTTTCGACAGGTTCATTTGATTATGTTGTGTGCAATCCACCGTATTTTGCGCAAAACAGCGGATTTTCCGCAAAAGGCGTCAATAAAAGCACGGCACGGCAGGACAGCAGCGGAACGGCGGCAGATGCCGTGCGAGCTGCTGCATATCTCGTCAAATTTGGCGGACGCGCCGCGTTTGTTTATCGGCCGGAACGAATCTGTGAATTGATTACGGAAATGAGAGCCAGACAGTTAGAACCCAAACGCATGCGGTTTGTGCATCAGCGGGCAACCGCTGTGCCGTCTGCGGTTCTGATTGAAGCGCGTCGCGGCAGTGCGCCCGGCGTACAGGTTTTGCCGCCGCTGCTTGTCTGCGGGGAAAACGGAAAACACACGGAAGAATACCGAACGATCTATCACAGGGAGGAATTTTGA
- a CDS encoding endonuclease domain-containing protein — protein sequence MISRAKQLRKDATKQEKHLWYDYLSTYPVRFQRQKTIRGFIVDFYCHAARLVIELDGAQHNEAQGMAYDRERTAVLESYHLFVIRFSNQQIDKNFSEVCTQIDQIVKQRTKSLPL from the coding sequence TTGATATCACGAGCAAAACAGCTCCGAAAAGATGCAACAAAACAAGAAAAACATCTTTGGTATGACTATTTGAGTACGTATCCAGTTAGATTTCAGCGACAGAAAACAATTCGAGGATTTATTGTTGACTTTTATTGCCATGCAGCAAGGCTTGTCATTGAGCTGGATGGTGCACAACACAATGAAGCACAGGGAATGGCATATGACCGGGAGAGAACTGCCGTTTTAGAATCATACCATCTGTTTGTGATACGGTTCTCAAATCAACAGATTGATAAGAATTTTTCGGAAGTTTGTACACAAATCGATCAGATCGTCAAACAACGAACAAAAAGCCTTCCTCTTTGA
- the rnhA gene encoding ribonuclease HI → MAQNKHVVIYTDGACSGNPGPGGFGIILQYGEHRKEISKGFPNTTNNRMELLGVITALEALKTPCTVDLYSDSKYVIDAIQKGWAVKWRAKNWMRTPKEPAKNPDLWERLLDLLEVHDVTFHWVKGHAQNENNNRCDELAVAEWKKIKDNL, encoded by the coding sequence ATGGCACAGAATAAACATGTCGTGATTTATACCGATGGCGCCTGCTCCGGCAATCCGGGGCCAGGCGGCTTCGGTATTATCCTGCAATACGGAGAGCACCGAAAAGAAATCAGCAAGGGATTTCCGAACACAACCAACAATCGCATGGAGCTTCTCGGTGTCATCACAGCGCTGGAAGCACTCAAAACGCCGTGTACAGTCGATTTGTATTCGGACAGCAAATATGTCATTGATGCCATTCAAAAGGGCTGGGCGGTCAAATGGCGCGCAAAAAATTGGATGCGCACACCCAAAGAACCGGCTAAAAATCCGGATTTGTGGGAACGGCTGCTCGACTTGCTGGAAGTTCACGATGTGACGTTCCATTGGGTCAAGGGTCACGCGCAAAACGAGAATAACAATCGCTGTGATGAGCTTGCTGTGGCGGAGTGGAAAAAAATAAAAGATAACTTATAA
- the gyrA gene encoding DNA gyrase subunit A: MAKDTEKNKIHFENQKIIPVDLEREMKKSYIDYAMSVIVGRALPDARDGLKPVHRRILYAMYEDHLTADRAYRKAATTVGNVLGRYHPHGDASVYDAMVRMAQWFSLRYPMIDGHGNFGSIDGDPPAAYRYTEARMSKLAAHMMTDIDKDTVDFMPNFDDNRKEPIVLPSRFPSMLVNGSTGIAVGMATNMPPHNLTEVINGICHVIDNPEAGLDEICQYIKGPDFPTGGVIMGRSGIRAAYATGRGKLKVRARTHFEEMPNNRTRIVATEIPYGVNKARLVESIADLVKDKRVEGISDLRDESDREGIRVVIELKRDANAQVVLNQLFHYTQLQDTFSVNNLALVNNQPRTLNLRELIDQYIEFQREIIERRSRYELKRAEKRAHILEGLKVATENIDRIIAIIRASANETEAKQNLIAETFIINQIALLGIVDGKEEYPFHLDEEQAQAIVSMRLGRLSGLERQKLVDEYNEIEGRIHELMDVLGSRQKQLEVVRTELLAIRDKFGDERRTGIEIVDDDIDIEDLIPQEDCTYTLTHRGYIKRLPTSSYRAQRRGGRGVNAMATREEDYAEVLFAASSHDNILFFSSFGKVYLLKGYQIPETSRTAKGTNLVNLLTLENGETISAMFSVPEEQYDEKHYLFFTTERGIVKRVCLADMTHIRKTGLRALSLNEGDRLIDVRLTDDTQDMLLITAKGRGIRFHESEVRAMGRSAVGVKGIELDEDDRVIGGVRARPEGEVLTITENGFGKRTPVEDYSIHHRGGKGILAHALSDATGHIAGCAVVDDDNDVLIITDDGVMIRTDVGDIRLCGRNSKGVIVMRTGDNVHVNAITRVDKEPEEELAEDEVPESAETQDVTAEETDGTE, from the coding sequence TTGGCAAAGGATACTGAAAAGAATAAAATCCATTTTGAAAACCAGAAGATCATTCCGGTCGATCTGGAACGAGAGATGAAAAAATCGTACATCGACTACGCGATGTCGGTTATTGTAGGCCGTGCGCTGCCGGATGCACGCGACGGTCTCAAGCCGGTACATCGCCGTATTCTGTACGCAATGTACGAAGATCACCTGACCGCAGACCGTGCATACCGCAAGGCGGCTACCACCGTTGGTAATGTACTTGGCCGGTACCATCCGCACGGTGATGCCTCGGTATACGACGCGATGGTTCGTATGGCACAGTGGTTCTCGCTGCGCTACCCGATGATTGACGGTCACGGCAACTTCGGCTCGATTGACGGCGACCCTCCGGCAGCTTACCGTTACACGGAAGCGCGTATGAGCAAGCTGGCAGCGCATATGATGACGGATATTGACAAAGATACCGTTGACTTTATGCCGAACTTCGATGACAACCGCAAGGAACCGATTGTTTTGCCGTCGCGTTTCCCGAGCATGCTTGTCAACGGCTCGACAGGTATTGCTGTCGGCATGGCGACCAATATGCCGCCGCACAATCTGACAGAGGTAATCAACGGCATTTGCCATGTCATCGACAATCCGGAAGCAGGTCTTGATGAGATCTGTCAGTATATCAAGGGACCGGATTTCCCGACCGGCGGTGTGATTATGGGCCGCAGCGGCATTCGCGCAGCGTATGCAACCGGCCGCGGCAAGCTCAAGGTTCGTGCGCGCACGCACTTTGAAGAAATGCCGAACAACCGAACCCGCATTGTCGCAACCGAAATTCCATATGGCGTCAATAAGGCGCGTCTGGTGGAGAGCATTGCTGATTTGGTCAAGGATAAGCGCGTAGAAGGCATTTCCGACCTGCGTGATGAATCCGACCGCGAGGGTATCCGCGTTGTCATCGAACTCAAGCGCGATGCCAATGCACAGGTTGTACTCAATCAGCTGTTCCATTACACTCAGCTGCAGGATACATTTTCGGTGAATAATTTGGCACTGGTCAACAATCAGCCGCGCACACTCAATCTGCGCGAGCTCATTGACCAATACATTGAGTTCCAGAGAGAAATTATTGAGCGTCGCAGCCGCTATGAGCTGAAGCGTGCAGAGAAGCGCGCACATATCTTAGAGGGCTTGAAGGTTGCAACGGAAAATATTGACCGTATCATTGCTATTATCCGCGCATCGGCAAATGAGACAGAAGCCAAGCAGAACCTGATTGCAGAGACGTTTATCATCAATCAGATTGCTCTGCTCGGCATCGTAGACGGCAAGGAAGAATATCCGTTCCATCTGGATGAAGAACAGGCACAGGCGATCGTCAGCATGCGTCTGGGTCGTTTGTCCGGTCTGGAGCGTCAAAAGCTCGTCGATGAATACAACGAAATTGAAGGACGCATTCATGAGCTGATGGATGTGCTGGGCAGCCGTCAAAAGCAGCTGGAAGTTGTTCGCACCGAGCTGCTTGCCATTCGCGACAAGTTCGGCGATGAACGCCGCACCGGCATTGAAATCGTAGATGACGATATTGACATTGAAGATTTGATTCCGCAGGAGGACTGCACATATACGCTGACGCACAGAGGCTATATCAAGCGTCTGCCGACCTCATCGTATCGCGCCCAGCGCCGCGGCGGCCGCGGCGTCAATGCCATGGCAACGCGGGAAGAGGATTACGCAGAGGTGCTGTTTGCAGCGTCCTCGCATGACAATATTCTGTTCTTCAGCAGCTTTGGCAAGGTATATCTGCTCAAGGGCTATCAGATTCCGGAGACCAGCCGCACGGCAAAGGGAACCAATCTGGTCAACCTGCTGACGCTGGAAAATGGAGAGACCATTTCCGCGATGTTCAGTGTGCCGGAAGAACAGTACGATGAAAAGCATTATCTGTTCTTTACGACAGAGCGCGGCATTGTCAAGCGCGTTTGCCTCGCTGATATGACACACATCCGCAAGACTGGTCTGCGTGCCCTGTCGCTCAATGAGGGCGATCGCCTGATTGATGTCCGTCTGACCGATGACACGCAGGATATGCTGCTGATTACGGCAAAGGGACGCGGCATTCGCTTCCATGAGAGTGAAGTTCGCGCAATGGGTCGTTCTGCTGTCGGTGTCAAGGGCATTGAGCTGGATGAGGATGACCGCGTGATCGGCGGCGTGCGTGCACGTCCGGAGGGCGAAGTGCTCACGATTACAGAAAACGGTTTCGGTAAGCGGACACCGGTTGAGGATTATTCCATTCATCACCGCGGCGGCAAGGGCATCTTGGCACATGCGCTGAGCGATGCGACTGGTCATATTGCAGGCTGTGCCGTTGTCGATGATGACAATGATGTGCTGATTATCACGGATGACGGCGTCATGATTCGTACGGATGTCGGAGATATTCGTCTGTGCGGCAGAAATTCCAAGGGTGTTATCGTCATGCGCACGGGTGACAATGTCCATGTCAATGCGATTACCCGCGTAGACAAGGAACCGGAGGAAGAACTGGCAGAGGATGAGGTGCCGGAATCTGCCGAAACACAGGACGTGACCGCTGAGGAAACCGATGGCACAGAATAA